A stretch of the Acyrthosiphon pisum isolate AL4f chromosome A2, pea_aphid_22Mar2018_4r6ur, whole genome shotgun sequence genome encodes the following:
- the LOC100167053 gene encoding CREB/ATF bZIP transcription factor isoform X2: MARSCSSSSDTSSPKYEFSDSDSDNKRRGNRNRPRRLPTSNSKNAVAARINRMKQKQYVKDLEQKMSQLKREIKGVKRELREREEKWASSRRQVAYLRSMIANSHQIGGLLRNIRWRNIVPQEERDRDHPHMVPPPPVAPQEEEGWALLDGVNPTTTELFQETVPSKYVSVCTLLP; the protein is encoded by the exons ATGGCACGATCATGCTCCTCTTCTAGTGATACGTCGTCACCCAAGTACGAGTTCTCGGATTCGGATTCCGATAACAAGCGGCGTGGAAACAGAAATCGTCCCCGCCGTTTGCCGACCAGCAATAGTAAGAACGCTGTGGCCGCCCGCATAAACCGCATGAAACAGAAACAGTACGTCAAGGACCTGGAGCAAAAGATGTCGCAGCTTAAACGTGAGATCAAGGGTGTGAAACGGGAGTTGAGGGAACGTGAGGAAAAGTGGGCTAGCAGCCGTCGACAGGTGGCCTATTTGCGCAGCATGATTGCTAACAGCCATCAAATTGGCGGTCTGTTGCGCAACATACGCTGGAGGAATATCGTCCCACAAG aGGAAAGAGACAGAGACCACCCCCACATGGTGCCGCCTCCTCCAGTTGCACCTCAAGAAGAAGAGGGCTGGGCACTGTTAGACGGTGTCAACCCTACAACGACTGAG cTATTCCAAGAAACCGTCCCATCTAAATATGTGTCAGTGTGCACGTTGTTACCGTAG
- the LOC100167053 gene encoding CREB/ATF bZIP transcription factor isoform X1, with translation MARSCSSSSDTSSPKYEFSDSDSDNKRRGNRNRPRRLPTSNSKNAVAARINRMKQKQYVKDLEQKMSQLKREIKGVKRELREREEKWASSRRQVAYLRSMIANSHQIGGLLRNIRWRNIVPQGSNIDKTLNELNSDASIDHFPITTSHSLFDGYFDLLEERDRDHPHMVPPPPVAPQEEEGWALLDGVNPTTTELFQETVPSKYVSVCTLLP, from the exons ATGGCACGATCATGCTCCTCTTCTAGTGATACGTCGTCACCCAAGTACGAGTTCTCGGATTCGGATTCCGATAACAAGCGGCGTGGAAACAGAAATCGTCCCCGCCGTTTGCCGACCAGCAATAGTAAGAACGCTGTGGCCGCCCGCATAAACCGCATGAAACAGAAACAGTACGTCAAGGACCTGGAGCAAAAGATGTCGCAGCTTAAACGTGAGATCAAGGGTGTGAAACGGGAGTTGAGGGAACGTGAGGAAAAGTGGGCTAGCAGCCGTCGACAGGTGGCCTATTTGCGCAGCATGATTGCTAACAGCCATCAAATTGGCGGTCTGTTGCGCAACATACGCTGGAGGAATATCGTCCCACAAGGTAGTAATATCGACAAGACTCTAAATGAGTTAAACTCTGACGCGAGTATTGACCACTTTCCTATTACCACGAGCCATAGTCTGTTTGAtggttattttgatttgttagaGGAAAGAGACAGAGACCACCCCCACATGGTGCCGCCTCCTCCAGTTGCACCTCAAGAAGAAGAGGGCTGGGCACTGTTAGACGGTGTCAACCCTACAACGACTGAG cTATTCCAAGAAACCGTCCCATCTAAATATGTGTCAGTGTGCACGTTGTTACCGTAG
- the LOC100160925 gene encoding actin-related protein 8 codes for MPTVNENNLELEKVSSNSVIIIHPGSLYLRIGRASDVTPFKYVHGLARVNLLSEIRNRRDQILPNFPYKNSDTLAAMEDSRLQASHMLQSSLQSNGDRRYATPPQQIAAYNRNSVPKYKDNVPRAHTKSSLVGDIVYGEEIFNIAPELDYNVFFPILNGELNINGQIGGSLTAVLADLETIWTHCINKLLNIKTSEFHNYKVILIIPDIFNRVHVREMMSMILLSMKFKACLLIQDHVAATYGAGLGYACVVDVGHRKTSVSCVEDGISQINTRIRLRYGGGNITQTFHWLLKKCSFPYHECNPMTNYYDAILLNQLKQEFCHLNLDRCGAVQKTVTVMRPTKKQIQYTIQVGDEAMIAVLGMFNPMLLGIIDNNHYVIQEASKSLPEDPYDEEFLRETSRRGTGREMETETQIENSIVHNTEEEICVDQIETAGNYFDIETGRPQSLDKVIVQSIERLTSDEIKRKMYSSILVVGGGLKFDGACAWLKSKISLNAQQVYYGGHIEIISSPKDLDPQIVTWKGAAILAGLESSNELWISGKEWSSWSIRILKERAMFNW; via the exons atgcCGACTGTGAATGAGAACAATTTGGAG TTAGAAAAAGTATCGTCAAACTCAGTGATCATCATACATCCAGGATCTTTGTATCTACGAATTGGCCGTGCGAGTGATGTTACTCCATTCAAATATGTTCATGGTTTGGCCAGGGTTAATCTACTTTCAGAGATTAGAAATAGGAGGGACCAAATATTACCAAATTTCCCGTACAAA aaCTCAGACACATTAGCAGCCATGGAAGACAGTAGACTGCAAGCGTCTCATATGCTACAGTCAAGCTTGCAGTCCAATGGTGACAGAAGATATGCAACACCGCCTCAACAAATAGCAGCTTATAATCGAAATTCTGTCCCGAAATACAAGGATAATGTACCACGTGCTCACACTAAGTCATCTTTAGTTGGTGATATTGTGTATGGAGAAGAA ATTTTCAATATAGCCCCTGAACTGGATTATAATGTTTTCTTTCCAATACTGAATGGGGAATTAAACATTAATGGCCAAATTGGAGGTTCGTTAACAGCTGTTTTAGCAGATCTGGAAACCATTTGGACacattgtataaacaaattactaaatattaagaCTTCAGAATTTCAT AACTACAAAGTGATTCTAATTATTCCAGACATATTCAACAGAGTTCATGTTAGAGAAATGAtgtcaatgatattattgagtATGAAGTTTAAAGCTTGTCTTCTTATACAA gACCATGTTGCGGCAACTTATGGTGCAGGTTTGGGTTATGCATGTGTGGTAGATGTTGGTCACAGGAAAACATCAGTGAGCTGTGTAGAAGATGGTATTTCTCAAATAAACACACGGATTAGATTACGCTATGGTGgag GGAATATTACTCAAACATTTCATTGGCtacttaaaaaatgtagtttcCCGTATCATGAATGCAATCCCATGACTAATTATTATGACGCCATACTACTAAATCAATTGAAACAAGAGTTTTGTCATTTAAATTTGGATAGATGTGGTGCTGTGCAAAAAACGGTGACCGTAATGAGACCtactaaaaaacaaatacaatacacAATACAG GTTGGTGATGAAGCAATGATAGCAGTCTTAGGCATGTTCAATCCAATGTTGTTAGGTATCATTGATAACAACCATTATGTGATTCAAGAAGCATCCAAGTCACTACCTGAAGATCCTTATGATGAAGAATTTTTAAGAGAAACCAGT agacGTGGCACTGGTCGTGAAATGGAAACTGAAACACAAATCGAAAACAGTATTGTGCACAACACTGAAGAAGAAATATGTGTTGATCAAATTGAAACTGCaggaaattattttgacattgaAACAGGAAGACCACAAAGTCTTGATAAAGTCATTGTACAAAGTATTGAACGGTTAA ctTCGGatgaaattaaaagaaaaatgtatagcaGCATATTAGTGGTAGGCGGTGGACTTAAATTTGATGGGGCGTGCGCTTGGTTAAAAagcaaaatatcattaaatgcaCAACAGGTTTATTACGGAG GGCATATTGAAATTATAAGCTCACCAAAAGATTTGGACCCACAAATTGTTACATGGAAGGGTGCCGCCATACTTGCTGGTTTAGAATCATCTAATGAACTTTGGATAAGTGGTAAAGAATGGTCTTCGTGGAGTATTAGGATTTTAAAAGAAAGAGCAATGTTTAATTGGTGA